In the genome of Hevea brasiliensis isolate MT/VB/25A 57/8 chromosome 14, ASM3005281v1, whole genome shotgun sequence, the window ATTGTAGAGTTATAACATTGCATGAAGTATCCACACTAATGGTTGAAGTAccaaaatgtatatatatatatatatatatatatagatagatagatagatagatagatagataaaagaagaagaagaagaacaagtgCAAAAGAAGAAGATGTACTCAGGGTTTTGTCTTAtcaatctggtaaatatcattttgcTATCATAGATCATTCTGTGTTGAAGATGCTTCCCAGAATTATCTTATGCAATTTTAAACTTCAACTGGATGCTTTATACTTTGTTCTCTTATTTTCTAGGTGCTTTTGGTACAAGATTAGTTGGAAGAAAATGTATACCTGAACCAAGAACATTGACCTTGGAGGGATCTTCATGTAGTGTCCAAGCTTGAAATCATTGAGGAAAGAGACAGCCTGCGCCATGCTCATATAACCATAGGTTTTGAAGCAGACATTGGCTATTGGTCTTCCTGGATATATGATACCCATAACATACTCTGTGATTATGTTCAGCCCTGGTGTCTATGCATGAAGTACAAGGTCATTAGTGAAGAATAACAGTTTGCATAGAACTTGAAACCAAAGTTTTCAACATGATGTTCCttactgccagaacaaaattttATACCATTTGACCTAAGATATGGAACCTTAGACTTCGGTAGAATATGTGAGAATTGTTCTGGGAGACCATAACTTGCATGACTGTGGCCAAACAGTTAAAAATTTTATCTTTTTATCAGATTTAGATATGAAATATTGTGGTCAAAAGTTCATTGAGCTTACCTGGTTGGTTGTAGCAGTTATGATGCTAATTGGAAGGGTGAAGAAGAAAGCTATAGCACTGGCGAAGAGGAGTCCCCACCATGGCATCTGAACCTGATCATTCAAGACTATGCAGAGAACAAGCGAAACTGCAAGCGTGACAGCCAGCAGCAAGTGAAACCACCAAGAAGGTATGTCCTTGTATCTTCTCATCAATTTGGTATGGATATCCTCCTTGCCCTTATAAGAAGCATGGTATCGCTCATAAATCACCCTGTGAATTGTAAGTCATACACTAGAATGTGATCATGTGTAAATCCACATTTCCAACTGAAAGATTTGTAATGAGAAATAAGGTGATTCTAATTAATTGTTGACAATTGTTAAGTATTACCTTCCATAGAAGAAAGCCACATGAGTAACGGTCGATGCAATGGTTGCAAAACCGAAGCCATAAGTAAAAGCAAAAAACAAGCTCAAATGAATTCGTCCTTGCTCCTCATACTTATGCAGATCTAGCTCAAACTTGTCATTAACAATAGCTGATATATCATACTTATTTCCTTGGGCTGTAAACAAGTGGGAGGAGAATATGGGAAATCTGTGTGCATTGTACAGGCCTAGTCCCCAGTAAGCAATAGGAAGGGCAATGTAGACTATCAACACATATCCCACAAAAACATTGGCAATGGCAAAGAAAGGACTAATGAGGGGGCTGAACAAGAAGGATGCCACAGTAGTCCAGTCAAGTGTGATAGCTCCAAGTCCAAGGCCCCTCATGCCTGACCCAATTTGTTGTGCTGTTACTGACTTTGAAAACACCCAGCAGACCCATGAAATGCTCGTAAGTGTTGTGAATAGGTATCCTGGAACTACATACCAGGAAAAACTGCAAATTAGTGCAATTAGGAAGAACTTAGTCCGTGTCATGCGTTGATCTTTTTCATCTTTCTCATGCAGAGCCCTGCAAAATTATACCACATAATTTATTCCGACATTAGCTAGTTTGCATTATCTAAATTCAttattttggcattctaatgatctcacaaatttaattttaaattattttttaatattttttaattaatataaaatatatatttttcttaacaGTAACTTTAATGGTAATGCCGAACAAATCTAAAATATTTTAACGTGATGGAAGAAGCATGACTTCACCTCCAAATGAAGTGCTGAACACAAAAGTATTGTTGTGACAATCAGATGGCTATCCTTATTACCACTATCTTTTCTAGGCCACTCCTTCAGTGTTCTTAACTATTCTTAACCATCTgatctctccctcatcttgcaaAAGTCATGAACTCTAAATTCTATCACTATAGTACGATCTTCTAGTGGAAATTAAATTCCAACCTATAATACTACATCATGAAAAACATGGGGCCTACCATGCCCATaggatttaatatatttttaaaagatATGATAGAACCAAATTGACAAACAACACCCACCAATTTAGTCTTCCTTTCACCATCCATCTTCACATCATATTAGGTCAGGTCAGCTACAGAGACAAACTAACCACCAAGAATTGTGATTTTCCGCAAATCATTTATTGGTACCTTCACGAGCAATTTCTACTCCCCAAGTTACTGGAATATTTGAAATTCACATGGGCTATGATAaaatgtttttcttttcttttttttaaataataataataataataattttttacgtCCACATCAGGCAGCTATAAATGTGAATATGGGGTCTTTTTCTTGTTAACGAGTTGTTAAAGCagcaaaaattaataattttgcaAAGTTCTTTACGCAAAGGTTCACATGATTCAACTCGTGATTAATGATgttgaaataatttttataacagttaaattttgagattgaatctcaataaaagttaattatattaaaaaatatattttttcttcACTATGCTATGAATTATTAATACTAAACAAATATCAAAACTCCTTTACTTTtccataaatatttttatttatttttttaaagaagtGGTGATTAattattaaggaaaatttttgccTATCATGgagaaaattatataataaaatcgatgtatatataataattttattataactatTGATTATAGTGAGTCCTATGTAAATCTCATCATTATTAATCGTTATAATAAAACTATACACTGATTttactaaataaatttttttttattaatttaaaatataaaatatataaaatttatttatttaatatataaatcttactatatatcttatattttaaattaataatagacttattaaagaaaaatcctattattaattGGGCAGGCATTCAAAAAGATTCTGGCTGACTTATATGGGGGACAACCAATTATAAAAGATAAAAAGGATAAGAAGTCCATTATTACATTCATTTATTTTTTGTCTGAATTGTCACTAATTCTTTCTTGTTTCATATACATCTTCATTGAATTTTCATGGTTGTCTTAttgctttattttttattaattataaaagatCACATGCATTCATATTACCCATTAATTAGCTTTGTCCCTTAGCAGTTTTTAGAAGTAGATTAAAAAGGAATATATCTCTCTCTTAAGAATAAAGGGAGAGAGTCTaacttgattttatttaataattaaaaatatcatttatctcacaaaattaaatttaaatctattTTTTCAATTCCtctacttaaaaaaaaataataaataaatgagtAGTTATACCTGAAGAGAGAGACCTGGACCATAGTATTAGGCCACCACATTTCAGCAGGCTCTACCACATACTTCCTCAGCAGCCCTGCCCACCCATATCCTAATACCTACCATGCACATCCACCAACCTTGCATTAATTACTCACTTCGAATATTCTCTTTCTTAAATCATCTTACTACTATGAGTTAGTTGATCAATTTCCAtcgtttaaaaaaaaatcaatttccattcttttatttattttataaatttatatataattttatttattttttcaattttactgAAAATAAACGATATAGTTTTATTAAGAAAAATACAAAGAATCTCTTCTTTAATCTctctcataaaaaaataaattaaaatacataaattaaaataaaataattttttaaatatttctcttTAAATCTAGACACagtttaaaattagaccaaaatcAGATTAAAACTTTATAgatttaaaacaaattaaaattgttttttttaaagcatattaaaatgaaattagttcaatttaattcaaattaatattttttaaaaataaattaaaaaaaaatttcaatcatttttatttattttacagaaaataatttgtatataaaaaatattttctatgaaaaataaaaaataatttattcttttaaaaataaaaaattatttttcttaaaaataacttaatttttcattaatttttttagtgttttaaagttagaaaatttgaaaaatgttttaaaaaaatattttctgaaaaataaattgagcctacattaaaattaaatttaataaaaaaaaagttaaaatcaaAAGAACTCTGAAGTTCGGTCTCAACTTTTGATTCTGAAGACCAAAAACCGGCCAGCTCACCAGCTCTATTCTTTTCGTTAACAAACAGAAACTAAAGACTGAAAAAATATCCTACCTAGTATTGACAAGATACCATCTTTTCTTTTGAAactaagaaagaaagaaagaaacagaATTTTTTTGCTGCCAAGAAAAACAAGAACACTTGGTTGAGCTGCTATATATACACCAACAATAAATCCATAATAAAGAATTACCTGGGTAGTGACTATGAGAATCCAACTTGCCAAGAATGAAATTTTCCTCTTGTAAAATGCTTTGATAATAGTAATAATACCAACAGCATAAGCAGATCCAGCTCCAAATGCACTTCCAGCATTTGCAAAGATGGAGATGAGTACGTGCTCTTTCATGTTAAACGGACCTGGGTTCAAAGAAAACGTTTTCGACCCCAAACCAGGGATGCGGAACTTGCTCTTGGGAAGCACAGCTGCTAAGAAATGTCCGACCGGAAGTGTGGCTACTTGGACAGTGATTTGGGTGATCACAAGAGGCTCTGTTCTGTAAGAGAAGAATTGGTTGAGGAAAGAGAGAAGCCCGCATGATAACAAACCCAAGAACCACATCCTAAAGGTCCATACCGGAAGGGTTGGATCATCGGTGTTGGTAACGGTTAGTCGGACCTCCTCAATGGGAGAAACCTCGTCGTTTTCTACATCGATGATGGGTTCTTCTGGGTCAGAGAGTGTAGCACCGTTGGTGGTGTCGTTACTGTTACTGTTGCCATTGGCGGTGGTGGTGGTGCTTTGTACTTCTAGAGTCCCCATGGTAAGAGAGGATGAGGTGAAGGTAAGGGTGGGATGAAGAGGCCTAGCTAGCTCTAGCCTTTTTATTGCATGCTGGTgggttgttatttttttttttttttactgg includes:
- the LOC110640970 gene encoding oligopeptide transporter 4 encodes the protein MGTLEVQSTTTTANGNSNSNDTTNGATLSDPEEPIIDVENDEVSPIEEVRLTVTNTDDPTLPVWTFRMWFLGLLSCGLLSFLNQFFSYRTEPLVITQITVQVATLPVGHFLAAVLPKSKFRIPGLGSKTFSLNPGPFNMKEHVLISIFANAGSAFGAGSAYAVGIITIIKAFYKRKISFLASWILIVTTQVLGYGWAGLLRKYVVEPAEMWWPNTMVQVSLFRALHEKDEKDQRMTRTKFFLIALICSFSWYVVPGYLFTTLTSISWVCWVFSKSVTAQQIGSGMRGLGLGAITLDWTTVASFLFSPLISPFFAIANVFVGYVLIVYIALPIAYWGLGLYNAHRFPIFSSHLFTAQGNKYDISAIVNDKFELDLHKYEEQGRIHLSLFFAFTYGFGFATIASTVTHVAFFYGRVIYERYHASYKGKEDIHTKLMRRYKDIPSWWFHLLLAVTLAVSLVLCIVLNDQVQMPWWGLLFASAIAFFFTLPISIITATTNQTPGLNIITEYVMGIIYPGRPIANVCFKTYGYMSMAQAVSFLNDFKLGHYMKIPPRSMFLVQFIGTMLAGTINLAVAWWLLNSINNICQDDLLPPDSPWTCPGDRVFFDASVIWGLVGPKRIFGSLGNYQAMNWFFLGGAAGPVIVWLLHKTFPKQSWIPLINLPVLLGSTAMMPPATAVNYNSWIIVGTFFNFFIFRYRKQWWQRYNYILSAALDAGVAFMAVLLYFSLGMENRSLTWWGTNGEHCDLASCPTAKGVEVDGCPVN